A segment of the Triticum dicoccoides isolate Atlit2015 ecotype Zavitan unplaced genomic scaffold, WEW_v2.0 scaffold167440, whole genome shotgun sequence genome:
AACTCAAACTATGGTGCTAGGTCCAACTTGAACCTAAACTACGAAACAATAAATATTACCCTAAACTTTCTAAAAATTGTTCCGTTCCAACGTAACTTTGTTTGGATAGTATTTTGGCATTTTGGGGTATTCGAAAAATGTGAAAACAATTCATAAATTTAACGAATGCCACGAGATCTAGGAATTGCGAGTAGTAGTTTACCTAAAACATATGACCATTTATGTCATGTGCAGAAACAACAAGAAATATAGATTCCTTTTATTGTATGTAGAATATGAATTTTAATTTTTTTGGATGACTTTATGCATGTTCCCAATTCTTAGATTTGTCATGTTTCATGTTTTTAATTCATTTCTTGCAAATCCTTACGTGTAACTTCTTCCAAACATATTCCTAGAAATCCAAAGATATTTAGGATATACATAATTAATGCTAAATATGGAAACCTGGAAACCAAACAACtaacatgatttttttcccatGGAATCACACAAGATAATAAACTTTTCTTGATTTTTTTAGATGACATAATATTCATAATTTTTTAATGAATTTTCGCAGATTATCGTGTCATACCATTTTTTTTAACGTATGGAACTGATCACCCTTTTTAGAAGGCCACAAATACAATCAACTGTTCAAAATCAGCTTTGAGTTCTTGTTAAATTTTTTAGTATCACAGGGGTTATTGTTGATAGTGTTATATGTAGTTCTGAATATGGACCACACAATAATTTATGGTTCATAGTGGAAATTTATTCAAATCTTTTTCGTAATCATCAACACCATACTAAAAGAGGCAACTGATAAACCACAAGCCACTTTTCATAACCATGCTTTAGTTGATTTTAAACAGCTTTAGAATTTTTATGGTTTTACTGTGCATAGTTTCAGAGCTCATGGTTCATTTGACATTTTGGACCACATGACAATTTATATTCAAAGTGGAAATTTATAAAAAAGAAAATTAGTTTGGTAATACTGAGCACATACTAACAGAGGCAAGATAATATTGAGCCACTTGACCAAAAGTACTTTTCATCAATAATAACCGGACAAATAATAACTGGAAAACCTGAGGTAAATAGCTTTGGTGAGCCTCCAAAACCACCAAATCAAGCACAAAATTAATTATCAAAAAGAGGTGACTTATGTGCTATGTCATGCCTCCCATTAGGCACCCATCTAGTGCTACAAAATATGGATTTATCGTGCACGAAAAAAGATTGAAACAGGTTACTACCAAAGCACACTAAATCATCATGAAAAATCAACTAATTAACTATAAGAGATCCTAAAAGTGGAAAGGAATTTAGGGCATATAGAATTAATGCTAAAAGGGAAAACAAGAAAAATCAAGCAACTAGTATGATCATTTGTGTTCCATGTAAACACACAACTAAACACAATAGATAATGAAATTCTCTTGATTGCTTCACATGACATAAATAGTCATTTTTTTGGACGAATTTGTGCAGACTATCAAGTTATAGTGTTTCCCAAATATATGGAATATTTTGCCTTTCTGAAATGCCTCAAATGCAAGCCACTCTTCAATACTAGGTCTGAGTTCATGTTAAATAGCTTTAGAATTTTCTGGGTTTCATGTGGTTGACAGTTGCATAGTTCACGGTTCAATTTGGAACGTACAATAATTTATGGTTCAAAGTAgacaatttaaaaatatcattttcAGGTAATAATGAACACATACTAAATGAGGGAAGATGACATGGGGCACCAATTGATAAATCACAAGCTCCATATATACTTTACTACAATTGGATAATTACATGTTGAGCCACTTGACCAAAGGTTTTTTGTCAATAATAACCGGACAAATAATAACCGGAAAACCTGGGGGGAAATAGCTCTGGTGAGCCTCCAAAGCAACCAAATTAAGCACAAAATTAATCATCTCAAAGAAATGATTTATGTGCCATGGCATGCCTTTCACTGGGCACTCATCTACTGCTACAAAATATGGGTTTATCCATGcatgaaaaaggaaaagaaaagggtaAAAAAAGAAGTTACTGCCAAAGTACACACAGGAAAATATTACTATCCGGCAAAAACCCGGCAACGGAGTGAAGATGCGGTAGCTAGACGCAGTCAACCGCCATGGTGCCGGTATCCAGGAACTGGTGGAACGTGTACCCGGCGGTAGCTCTGTCGTGGCCGCACTCGTCCTCGCTCTCGTTGCCGGCGCCGTACTCATCGCAAGGTGGATGGTTCAGGTCGAGCCACAGCCCACGCTTCATGCCGACAACGGCGTCGTCGCTGCTGTCGCCGTGCATCTTGATCGCTTCGATCGGTGGCGTCATGGCCAtgacaccgccgcctccgccggcggcCATGGGACGGTGGCGCCGCATGTGTCCACCGAGCGCCTGGCCGATGGCGAACTCCAGCCCGCAGACAGAGCATCCGTGCAGCTTGGGCTTGAGGTCGCTGCCGTCGTCCGGCCGTGGCTTCTTGTGGCTGGCCCGGTGCCCGCCCAGCGCTTGGAACGATGGGAACACGCGGTCGCACGTCTTGCACACGAACACCCGCTCCGGGGCGCGGTCACCGTGTACTGCCGTCGGCATCGGCGTGGACATCGCCTGCTCCCGTGACACCAGCAGCAGCATGCGCGCCATCTCCTTCTCCTCGAAAGCAAACCTCTTCGTCATTGCTCTGAACCCAATTGATCGATCTCTTAAACTCTAAAGATGATAATGAGgaagaaatagaagaagaagaagaagaagaagaagctgatgaagaagaaacgCATCAAGCCGCATCTGTATTTATAGGCCATTTGCACCATAAAACAAATCACCCAGTAGTAGCTAGGCAGTAGTGACACCTAATGTTGTATATGTTTCTCCAGTTAAAGAAATGCACAACTTGGCCCTAGAGATAGATGAAGAGGGAAGCAACGGCGTCGAGTATCGCCTTGACGCCGCTGCTCAGATGCAACAACGCAAGTTGGTCGAGATCGAGCCACTCTAGAGCCGCGTTGTGAGCTCAGTGCATCCCTTGGATTAACAGAAAATATATGTAGTATGATGGTGCACGTACCTGTGCACGGCCGCTTCAGTAGCTCAGTTCAGAACTTCAGATCAACCAAATGGGCTTATTCAGGTTTGACCTGTGCACATGACTCATGAGGGCCTTTATATATATTCTCAAGGTCAACTGTTTCCTCCTCTAGAGACCTGTCTTGTTTTGGAGAGACTGAAAATTTCAGAAGCAGAATCTTTGAAATATGGTAGGATAGGATATCAACAAGTGCACTTCATATCAGAAAGCAAAAAAGGATCAGTTGAGAACTGAG
Coding sequences within it:
- the LOC119344387 gene encoding zinc finger protein ZAT12-like, with the protein product MTKRFAFEEKEMARMLLLVSREQAMSTPMPTAVHGDRAPERVFVCKTCDRVFPSFQALGGHRASHKKPRPDDGSDLKPKLHGCSVCGLEFAIGQALGGHMRRHRPMAAGGGGGVMAMTPPIEAIKMHGDSSDDAVVGMKRGLWLDLNHPPCDEYGAGNESEDECGHDRATAGYTFHQFLDTGTMAVDCV